The following nucleotide sequence is from Nocardioides eburneiflavus.
AGCTCGGTCTGCTCGCTCGCGGTGACGACGTGGCCGGGCTCGTCGGAGAGCCGTACGGCGTCACCGGCCCCGAGTTCCAGCCCGGCGAGCGAGGCCGCACCGGTGGCGGCGAAGACGTGCTGGCGCGGGTCGTCGGGCAGGACCACCGAACCGCCCGGCTCGAGCCGGGCGACGAGCAGGCGGGCGCCGGCGGCACCGACCGGGAGGCCGCTGCGGCCGGCCACCTCCACGAGCCCCGACGCCGGTTGCGGCGCATCGCCCACGACGTACGACGGGTTCGCGCCGGGCGCCGACGGCGTCAGCCACGCCTGGACGAAGCGGCACCGCCCCGACTGCGGGTCGGCGACCTCGCTGTGGCGGATGCCGGTGCCGGCCGAGAGCACCTGCGCGCGCCCGGCCTCCACGACGTGCTGCGCGTCTGGACGAGCCGAGTCGGTGTGGACGAGCGCCCCCTCGAGCACCCACGTGACGATCTCCAGCTCGGAGTGCGGGTGGTCGGGATAGCCGGCGCCCGGGGCGATCTCGTCGTCGTTGTGGCAGACCAGCGGGCCGAACCCGAGGTTGGTGGGGTCGAAGTGCGGGCCGAAGGAGAAGGAGTGGCGCGTCAGGCGCCCCCTGACGGCCTCCGACGACCTGTCCGATCCGGCGTACAGCGCCACTGTCATGCCGATATCTTCGCGGGTGTGGCCCCCCCGCACGACTTCCCCCTGCTTCCCCCCGGTTTCCGATTCGGCACCAGCACCGCGAGCTACCAGATCGAGGGCGCGGTGGCCGAGGACGGGCGCGGCCCGAGCATCTGGGACACCTTCACCGCCGAGCCCGGCCGGATCGCCGACGGGAGCACCGGCGCGGTC
It contains:
- a CDS encoding pirin family protein gives rise to the protein MTVALYAGSDRSSEAVRGRLTRHSFSFGPHFDPTNLGFGPLVCHNDDEIAPGAGYPDHPHSELEIVTWVLEGALVHTDSARPDAQHVVEAGRAQVLSAGTGIRHSEVADPQSGRCRFVQAWLTPSAPGANPSYVVGDAPQPASGLVEVAGRSGLPVGAAGARLLVARLEPGGSVVLPDDPRQHVFAATGAASLAGLELGAGDAVRLSDEPGHVVTASEQTELLVWSFASLGG